The nucleotide sequence CAGCGCCGCCCGGTGGACACCAGCCGGTACGGCTCGGTCAGCCGGCGCGATTCGCTGCCGTCACCGGCGCGGTAGGCGAAGCGCAGCCGCTCGTGGCCGGCGACCGTGGAGGCCATCACGGTCAGCGTCTCCGGGGCGATGGTCGGGCCGTCGCCGCTGGTCAGGGGTGTGGTCGCCGCCTGGAGGGTGGCCACCTGGCGGCGCAGCCGGGCCGGGAGCACCTGCTCCAGCTTGGCCAGCGCCCGTACCGACGCCTCGTCCACGCCCGCGACCGCGTGCCCGGCACCGGCGCGCAGGCCGACCGCGATGGCGACGGCCTCCTCGTCGTCCAGGACCAGCGGAGGCATCGCCTTGCCCGCGACCAGCCGGTACCCGCCCTCCGCGCCCTTGCTGGCCTGCACCGGATAGCCCAGCTCGCGCAGCCGGTCGATGTCACGGCGGACGGTGCGCCGGGAGACCCCGAGCCGGCCGGCCAGCTCGCCGCCGGGCCATTCGCGCGGGGTCTGGAGGAGGGACAGGAGCGTCAGCAGCCTAGCCGGGGTGTCCGTCGTCATGCGTCCGAGCATGGCGCACATCTAGGACACGTTCTGTCCTACTGGGTCACTAGCGTGGAGTACATGACCTCAACGCAACAGACCTCCGGCGCGGACCGTCGCCGCTGGTTCGCGCTCGCCATCGTGATGACCGCGGCCTTCATGGACCTCGTCGACGTGACGATCGTGAACATAGCCATCCCCTCCATCCAGCGGGACGAGGGCGCCTCGTTCGGCCAGATCCAGTGGATCACCGCGGGGTACGCGCTGGCGTTCGCGGCCGGTCTGATCACCGGCGGCCGGCTCGGTGACATCCACGGCCGCAGGCGGCTGTTCCTGCTGGGTGTCGGCGGCTTCACGGTAGCCTCGGCGCTGTGCGGTCTCGCCGTCGACCCGGCGATGCTGGTCGCGGCCCGCATCCTCCAGGGCGGCATGGCCGCGATGATGGTCCCGCAGGTGCTGTCGATCGTGCACGCCACCTTCCCCGCCCATGAACGCGGCAAGGTCTTCGGCCTGTTCGGCGGGGTCGTCGGCCTCGGCGCGGTCTCCGGGCCGCTGCTCGGCGCGCTGCTGACGGAGTGGAACCTGTTCGGCCTCGAGTGGCGGCCCATCTTCCTCATCAACCTCCCCGTCGGCATCGCCGCAGTCCTGCTCGGCCGCCGCTACATCACCGAGTCCCGCGCGCCCCGCGCCCTCAAGCTGGACCTCGTCGGTGTCGTCCTGGTCACCCTCGGCCTGCTGATGCTGCTCTACCCGCTCACCCGGGGCCGTGAGCTGGGCTGGCCGCTGTGGGGCCACCTGATGATGGCGGGCTCCCTGCTCGTCTTCGCCGCGCTGGTGGCGTACGAGCGGCGCAAGGCGGCCCGCGACGGCTCCCCGCTGGTGGAGCTGTCCCTGTTCCGGGTGCGGAGCTTCGCCGCCGGCATCGCCGTGCAGACGGTGTTCGGGGTCGCGCTCGGTGTCTTCTTCCTGGTCTGGACGCTGTACATGCAGATCGGCCTCGGCTGGAGCGTGCTGCGCGCCGGGCTGACCGGGGTGCCCTTCTCGATCGCGGTGTCGATGGCCGCCGCGATGTCGGTGCAGTTCCTGGTGCCGCGCTTCGGGCGCAAGGTGCTCCAGGCGGGCGCCCTGGTGATGGGCCTCGGTGTGCTCCTCTACATCTGGGAGTCCGACCGGTACGGAATGGCCATCGCCTCCTGGCAGATGGCGCTCCCGCTGGTCGTGATGGGCGCCGGAATGGGTCTGATCGTGGCCCCGCTCACCGACGCGATCCTCTCCGAGGTGCCGCGCGAGCACGCCGGATCGGCCTCCGGCCTGATCAACACCGTGCAGCAGATGGGCAACGCCCTCGGTCTCGGCCTGGTGTCCGTCGTCTTCTTCGGGCAGATCGCCGACCGGCTCGCCCCGGCGCAGGTCGGCCCGGCCTTCGTCAGCGCCTTCCAGTACGCGCTGTGGTGGGTGGCCGGGGTCATGGGCGTCATCTTCCTGCTGATGGCCGTGCTGCCGAAGCGTCCGGCACAGCATGTGGAGGGCGGGGCGGAGCTGCCCGAGGGGGAGCGGGAGCCGGAGCTGGTGTCCTGACGGAGTCTGTCTGTCCGAGTTCCGTTCATGTCCGAATGGAGCCCGAACCCGTTTACTTTCCGGAAACGCGGGCGTAGCCTCGGAGCGAAACCACACGTTCGGGCATTGATGCCGGACGGTGGGCGGAGACTCGGAGGCAGGCGGACATGTACGCACCGGAGCGTCAGCAGGAGATCCTCCGGCTCGCCCGCGACGGCGGCCGGGTGGACGTGCTGTCGCTGGCGGAGGTGTTCCAGGTGACGGCGGAGACCATCCGCCGTGACCTGAAGGCCCTCGACCGCGCGGGCCTGGTCCGCCGGGTGCACGGCGGCGCCATCCCGGCGGGCCGCCTCGACTTCGAGCCCGACCTCAACGAACGCGAGGCCACCGCCGCCGACGAGAAGGACCGCATCGCCAAGGCGGCCCTCGCGGAACTCCCCGTCGACGGCACGGTCATCCTCGACGCGGGCACCACCGTGGCCCGGCTGGCCGCCGCGATCCCGCTGGAGGCGACGCTCACCGCCGTCACCCACAGCCTGCCCATCGCCGCCCGCCTCGCCGACCACCCCGGACTCCAGCTCCACCTGGTCGGCGGCCGCGTCCGCACCCGCACCCGTGCCGCCGTGGACGCCTGGGCCCTGCGCGCCTACGGCGAGATCCGCGCCGACGTGGCCTTCGTCGCCGCCAACGGCTTCTCCGCCGAGCACGGCCTGACCACCCCCGACCTCGCCGAGGCCGCCGTCAAGCGCGCGGCCCTCGCCGCCGCCCGCCGGGTCGTCCTGCTCGCCGACTCCGCCAAGCACGGCCAGGAGCACTTCGCCCGCTTCGGCGACCTGAGCGACGTCGACCTGCTCATCACCGACAGCGGGCTCAGCCCCGAAGACGCGGCCGTCATCGAGCGCGGCGGCACGGAAGTGGTACGCGCATGATCCTCACGGTCACCCCCAACCCGTCCCTGGACCGCACCTACGAGGTACCCGCCCTGGACCGCGGGGAGGTCATCCGCGCCTCAGGTGAGCGCATGGACCCCGGCGGCAAGGGCGTCAACGTCTCCCGCGCGGTCGCCGCCGCCGGCCGCCGCACCCTCGCCGTACTGCCGCTCGGCGGCGCGCCCGGCGCCCTCGTCGCCGAACTGCTCGACGCCCAGGGCATCGAGGTCGCCCCCGTGCCGGTCGCCGGGGCCACCCGCTCCAACATCGCGCTCGCGGAGGCGGACGGCGTCCTCACCAAGATCAACGCACCGGGCCCCGAACTGACCGCCGCCGAGGAGGAGTCGCTCCTCGACACCGTGCGCACCCACTCGGCCGACGCCGACTGGATCGCCTGCTGCGGCAGCCTCCCGCTGGGCCTCGCCCCCTCCTGGTACGCCGATGTCGTCGCCCGTGCCCACTCCGGCGGCGCGCGCATCGCCCTGGACACCTCGGGACCCGCGCTGCTCCAGGCGCTGCGCGCCCGGCCCGACGTGGTCAAGCCCAACGCCGGGGAACTCTCCGCCGCCGTGGGCCGCCCGCTGCTCACCGTGGGCGACGCGGTGAAGGCGGCCGAGGAACTGCGCGCGATGGGCGCCCGCGCGGTGCTGGCCAGCCTGGGCGCCGACGGCCAACTGCTGGTGGACGACGAGGGCACCTGGTTCGGCTCCGCCCGCGTGGCCGCCGTACGCAGCAACGTCGGGGCGGGGGACTCCTCCCTCGCCGGATTCCTGATCGCCGGGGGCAGCGGGCCGGAGGCGCTCGCGTCCGCCGTGGCGCACGGCGCGGCCGCCGTGTGCTTGCCGGGCAGCGTGATGCCCACCCCGGCCGACCTGGACCCCGCCTCGGTCACGGTGACGGCGGACGTGCCGGTAGACCGCCTACTGACGGAGCCGGTGTCATGAACCGCCCGCTCCGGCGTACGCGGCCCGTGCCGGAGTCCCGGCGGCTGCCCGCCGCCCCCTGTCCTGACCCGCGCCACAGCTCTACCGCCCCTGTCACCCCTGTCATCCCCGTCACCCCCGTCACCCCCGTCACGCCCACCCCACGTCCCCGGGCGATACGCGAGCAAAGGAGCCCGCGATGAGCGAGATGATCACCGCGGACCTGGTCGACCTCGACCTGTCCGCCGAGAGCAAGGAAGCGGCGGCGCGTGCCCTCGCCGAGCGCATGGTGGCCAAGGGGCGGGTGACCGACCTGGACGGCTTCCTCGCCGACGTGGCCGCCCGTGAGGCCCAGATGCCGACCGGTCTCGACGGCGGCATCGGCATCCCGCACTGCCGCAGCGAGCACGTCACCGAGCCGACGCTGGCCTTCGGACGCAGCGCCGCCGGGATCGACTTCGGCGCGGCGGACGGCCCGGCCGACCTGGTCTTCCTGATCGCGGCCCCGGCCGGGGCGGACGACGCCCACCTCACGATCCTCTCCTCGCTGGCCCGCCAGCTCATGAACACCGAGTTCACCGACGCGCTGCGGGCGGTCTCCGCGCCGGGGACGGCGGCGGCGCTGATCCGGGGGGACGTGACTCCGGCCGAGGCCGCCGAGGACGCGGCTGCCGAAGGTGCCTCCATCGCGGAGGCCGACAAGGACACCGCCACGGCGCCGGCGGCGGCCTCCGCCGGCGCCGCGGCGGGCAGTACGGCCGCGCAGACCCCTGTGGTCCCGAAGGAGCGCCCGTTCCGGATCGTCGCGGTCACCTCCTGCCCGACCGGCATCGCCCACACGTACATGGCCGCCGAGTCGCTGGAGAACGCCGGCCGTGAGGCGGGCGTCGAGGTGACCGTCGAGACGCAGGGCTCTGCGGGTTTCACCCGGCTCGACCCCGCGGTGATCGCGGCGGCGGACGGGGTGGTCCTCGCCCACGACGTGCCGGTGCGCGAGAAGGACCGCTTCGCGGGCAAGCCCACGGTGGACGTCGGCGTGAAGGCGGGCATCAACCGCCCGACCGAACTCATCGCCGAGGTCCGGGCCAAGGCGGAACGCGGCGAGAAGACCGCCCCCGCCGGCGACACCGGTACCCCGGTGGACCGCGCGGGCGACTCCACGGAGGGCTACGGCACGAAGCTCCGCAAGTGGCTCATGTCCGGGGTCAGTTACATGGTCCCGTTCGTCGCCGCGGGCGGCCTCCTCATGGCCGTGGGATTCGCGATCGGCGGCTGGAAGGTGAACAAGGCGCCCTCCGTCATGGACCACTTCGTGTGGACCCAGACCGACAGCTGGGGCGCGCTGCTGTTCCAGATCGGCGGCATGGCGTTCACCTTCCTCGTCCCGGTGCTCGCCGGGTACATCGCCTACGGCATGGCCGACCGGCCCGGCCTGGTCCCCGGCTTCGTGGGCGGCGCGATCTCCCTCAGCATCAACGCGGGCTTCCTCGGCGGCCTCGCGGCCGGTCTGATCGCCGGTGGTGTGGTGCTGGCCATCCAACGGATGCGGATACCGGCGGCCCTGCGCGGCATCATGCCGGTGGTGGTGATCCCGCTGATCTCCTCGGCGGTGGTCGGCTTCCTGATGTTCGTCGTGATCGGCAAGCCCATCGCCGCGGCCCAGAAGGGCATGACCGACTGGCTGAACGGCCTCACCGGCACCAACGCCGTCCTGCTCGGCGCCCTCCTCGGCCTGATGATGTGCTTCGACCTGGGCGGCCCGGTCAACAAGGTCGCCTACACCTTCGCCACCGCCGGCATCGCCGTCGCCAGCCCCAGTGACTCCGCGATGAAGATCATGGCCGCGGTGATGGCCGCGGGAATGGTCCCCCCGCTGGCGATGGCCCTGGCCACGACCGTGCGCGGCAAGCTCTTCACCCCGGCCGAGCGCGAGAACGGCAAGGCCGCCTGGGTGCTGGGCGCCTCCTTCATCTCCGAGGGCGCGATCCCGTTCGCCGCGACCGACCCGCTGAGGGTCATCCCGGCCGCGATGGCCGGAGGCGCGGTCACCGGTTCGCTGTCGATGATGTTCGACGCGACCCTGCGGGCTCCGCACGGCGGCATCTTCGTGGTCCCGCTGATCGGCAACCCGTTCTTCTACCTGATCGCCATCGCCGCGGGCGTCTGCGTCAGCACCGCCCTGGTGGTCGTCCTCAAGGGCATGCGCAAGCCGGGCCAGGACATCCCGGCCGCCGAGTCCGCGAAGGACCGGGCGGCGGGGGAGAAGGAGAGCGAGCAGGCGATCGCCGCCTGAGCCGGCCGGATCACCTCACGAACGTCCCCTCGGCGAACACCGCCGGGGGGACGCGGTGCGTCTAGCCGTGCCGGGCCGCGCGGTGCTCCATGGCGTCGCGGGCCGCGTCCGGGGAGGTGTACACCTCGCACATGTGGCGGCCGTCGGGGGTCGCGGTGTGCTCGACCTCCCACAGGGAGATCTCCCGGCCGTCCCCCAGCAGGAACGCGTGCTCGTACAGCGCGAAGCTCACCCCGGCCCGCGCGGTCCGGCCGGGGCGGCCGAACGCCTGGGTGATCTCGTGCGCCGCCGCCGTGGCCAGCAGCGCCGCCAGCTCTCCGCCGGGGCGGTCCGGGTTCTCCGCCCGGCGCAGCAACCTGCGGGCGTGGTCGGGGGAGTTGTCCTCCACGTACGAGTGCCGGGGCTCGGGGACGGCCGACAGCTCGGTCAGCACCGGCGGCTCGAAGTCCGAGGTGTCGTACGGCAGCGCCAGCCGGGTCGTGGCGGTGTGCAGCTCCTCCTCGTCGAGGTACACCTCGTGCTGTGCCTCCGCGCCCGGCGTGGTGTTGTGGGCCAGCTCCCAGAGGGTGACGGCCGAGCCGTCCGCGAGCAGCCAGGTGTGCCGGTACGTCTCGCGGTGCAGGCCCGCGCTGTGGTGGGCGGAGTGCAGCGAACTGTCGTGCGCCAGCGCGCAGTCCAGGTCCCGGAGCACTTCGTCGGGCAGTTCGAACGAGTTCAGGGCACGGCCGAGGAGTCGCGCGAGGTGCTCCTCCGGAGACTCGGGCGACTGGGCGGATTCGTACTCCGCCGTCTCGTACGGAACGCTCAAGGTGTCTCCCGGCGTCGCTGCATGTCACCTGGTGGGTGCATACCGTAGCCCCTCGGTCGGACATCGTGTCCGGGAACCGAGAAACGTACTGGAGTAAACGCCGGGCGTGGCCGGAGAGTTCCCGCCCGGCGACCGAAATGCCCTGACGGCCAAGGCTTTTCTTCCCCCGTACACCCCTCCTTCACCTACCGCCTCCCGTACAACTCCTCGTACGACGGCCACGCCCCGCCCGGCTCCGACACCGGGTGCGCGGCGCGCACGGCGCGGGTGATGGCGCGGGTCACCAGGTCCGCTCCGGCGGTGAGGACCTCGTTCAGCGCCGTCGGCTCCGGGTCGAGCGGGCGGGCGCCCGTCGCCAGGGCGAACACGGTGTCGCCGTCGTTCAGCAGGTGCACGGGCCGGACGGCGCGCGCGATGCCGTCGTGCGCGGTGCCCGCCATCTTCTGGGCCTGCGCCTTGGACAGGCCGGCGTCCGTGGCCACCACCGCGAGCGTGGTGTTCAGCGGCGGAGGCGCGTTCCGCGCGGCGACCTCGTCCAGCCGCCGCCGCGCGGCCTCCCGCACCCCCGGCTCCGGATACGCCACCGGCCCCTCGAACAACTCCCCGTAGAGCACCCCCGTCCCGGTATCCAGCACGGACCCGGCGGAGTTCACCACCGCGAGCGCGCCGACCGTGATCCCCGAGCCGAGCACCACGCTCGCGGTGCCCACCCCGCCCTTCACGCACCCCGCGACCGCCCCGGTACCGGCCCCCACGGACCCCTCCGCCACCGGCGCCCCCGGCACGCTC is from Streptomyces seoulensis and encodes:
- a CDS encoding MFS transporter codes for the protein MTSTQQTSGADRRRWFALAIVMTAAFMDLVDVTIVNIAIPSIQRDEGASFGQIQWITAGYALAFAAGLITGGRLGDIHGRRRLFLLGVGGFTVASALCGLAVDPAMLVAARILQGGMAAMMVPQVLSIVHATFPAHERGKVFGLFGGVVGLGAVSGPLLGALLTEWNLFGLEWRPIFLINLPVGIAAVLLGRRYITESRAPRALKLDLVGVVLVTLGLLMLLYPLTRGRELGWPLWGHLMMAGSLLVFAALVAYERRKAARDGSPLVELSLFRVRSFAAGIAVQTVFGVALGVFFLVWTLYMQIGLGWSVLRAGLTGVPFSIAVSMAAAMSVQFLVPRFGRKVLQAGALVMGLGVLLYIWESDRYGMAIASWQMALPLVVMGAGMGLIVAPLTDAILSEVPREHAGSASGLINTVQQMGNALGLGLVSVVFFGQIADRLAPAQVGPAFVSAFQYALWWVAGVMGVIFLLMAVLPKRPAQHVEGGAELPEGEREPELVS
- a CDS encoding helix-turn-helix transcriptional regulator, producing the protein MTTDTPARLLTLLSLLQTPREWPGGELAGRLGVSRRTVRRDIDRLRELGYPVQASKGAEGGYRLVAGKAMPPLVLDDEEAVAIAVGLRAGAGHAVAGVDEASVRALAKLEQVLPARLRRQVATLQAATTPLTSGDGPTIAPETLTVMASTVAGHERLRFAYRAGDGSESRRLTEPYRLVSTGRRWYLVAYDLDREDWRTFRVDRVSEPFATGARFTQRELPTGSAAEFLRHSIRPHIETWEFTVRFAAPADLVAAHVPHWFGAPEPDGPGHCLLRGTTGDPVEWLAVRLAMTGHEFTVQGPDVLTEAVRALGARLLRAGSAPAPQS
- a CDS encoding DUF6227 family protein; this encodes MSVPYETAEYESAQSPESPEEHLARLLGRALNSFELPDEVLRDLDCALAHDSSLHSAHHSAGLHRETYRHTWLLADGSAVTLWELAHNTTPGAEAQHEVYLDEEELHTATTRLALPYDTSDFEPPVLTELSAVPEPRHSYVEDNSPDHARRLLRRAENPDRPGGELAALLATAAAHEITQAFGRPGRTARAGVSFALYEHAFLLGDGREISLWEVEHTATPDGRHMCEVYTSPDAARDAMEHRAARHG
- the pfkB gene encoding 1-phosphofructokinase, yielding MILTVTPNPSLDRTYEVPALDRGEVIRASGERMDPGGKGVNVSRAVAAAGRRTLAVLPLGGAPGALVAELLDAQGIEVAPVPVAGATRSNIALAEADGVLTKINAPGPELTAAEEESLLDTVRTHSADADWIACCGSLPLGLAPSWYADVVARAHSGGARIALDTSGPALLQALRARPDVVKPNAGELSAAVGRPLLTVGDAVKAAEELRAMGARAVLASLGADGQLLVDDEGTWFGSARVAAVRSNVGAGDSSLAGFLIAGGSGPEALASAVAHGAAAVCLPGSVMPTPADLDPASVTVTADVPVDRLLTEPVS
- a CDS encoding DeoR/GlpR family DNA-binding transcription regulator, whose amino-acid sequence is MYAPERQQEILRLARDGGRVDVLSLAEVFQVTAETIRRDLKALDRAGLVRRVHGGAIPAGRLDFEPDLNEREATAADEKDRIAKAALAELPVDGTVILDAGTTVARLAAAIPLEATLTAVTHSLPIAARLADHPGLQLHLVGGRVRTRTRAAVDAWALRAYGEIRADVAFVAANGFSAEHGLTTPDLAEAAVKRAALAAARRVVLLADSAKHGQEHFARFGDLSDVDLLITDSGLSPEDAAVIERGGTEVVRA
- a CDS encoding P1 family peptidase, which translates into the protein MTTAGALTDVGGIRVGHAGRWGAGWLSGVTVVLAPEGGAVAGVDVRGGGPGTKETDALDPRNVVRKVDAVVLAGGSAYGLDAASGVMAWLEERGRGVRVGPEAGQVVPVVPAACLFDLGRGGDFRARPDAAMGRAAVEAAAASVPGAPVAEGSVGAGTGAVAGCVKGGVGTASVVLGSGITVGALAVVNSAGSVLDTGTGVLYGELFEGPVAYPEPGVREAARRRLDEVAARNAPPPLNTTLAVVATDAGLSKAQAQKMAGTAHDGIARAVRPVHLLNDGDTVFALATGARPLDPEPTALNEVLTAGADLVTRAITRAVRAAHPVSEPGGAWPSYEELYGRR
- a CDS encoding PTS fructose transporter subunit IIABC, whose amino-acid sequence is MSEMITADLVDLDLSAESKEAAARALAERMVAKGRVTDLDGFLADVAAREAQMPTGLDGGIGIPHCRSEHVTEPTLAFGRSAAGIDFGAADGPADLVFLIAAPAGADDAHLTILSSLARQLMNTEFTDALRAVSAPGTAAALIRGDVTPAEAAEDAAAEGASIAEADKDTATAPAAASAGAAAGSTAAQTPVVPKERPFRIVAVTSCPTGIAHTYMAAESLENAGREAGVEVTVETQGSAGFTRLDPAVIAAADGVVLAHDVPVREKDRFAGKPTVDVGVKAGINRPTELIAEVRAKAERGEKTAPAGDTGTPVDRAGDSTEGYGTKLRKWLMSGVSYMVPFVAAGGLLMAVGFAIGGWKVNKAPSVMDHFVWTQTDSWGALLFQIGGMAFTFLVPVLAGYIAYGMADRPGLVPGFVGGAISLSINAGFLGGLAAGLIAGGVVLAIQRMRIPAALRGIMPVVVIPLISSAVVGFLMFVVIGKPIAAAQKGMTDWLNGLTGTNAVLLGALLGLMMCFDLGGPVNKVAYTFATAGIAVASPSDSAMKIMAAVMAAGMVPPLAMALATTVRGKLFTPAERENGKAAWVLGASFISEGAIPFAATDPLRVIPAAMAGGAVTGSLSMMFDATLRAPHGGIFVVPLIGNPFFYLIAIAAGVCVSTALVVVLKGMRKPGQDIPAAESAKDRAAGEKESEQAIAA